Proteins found in one Macrobrachium nipponense isolate FS-2020 chromosome 4, ASM1510439v2, whole genome shotgun sequence genomic segment:
- the LOC135210919 gene encoding tubulin alpha-8 chain-like isoform X2, with protein sequence MRECISVHIGQAGVQMGNACWELYCLEHGIQPDGHLAEDAQHEENMYTTFFQETGRGKYVPRAIYVDLEPTVVDTVRTGPYRQLFHPEQLINGKEDAANNYARGHYTIGKEQVDLVLDKMRKMADACSGLQGFLVFHSFGGGTGSGFTSLLMERLSVDYGKKSKLQFTVYPAPQICTAVVEPYNSILTTHTTLEHSDCAFMVDNEAIYDICRRNLGIERPSYENLNRLIGQIVSSITASLRFDGALNVDLTEFQTNLVPYPRIHFPLVTYAPVLSVEKAYHEQLSVAEITNACFEPANQMVKCDPRRGKYMACCLLYRGDVVPKDVNSAIAAIKTKRQIQFVDWCPTGFKVGINYQAPTVIPNGDMAPTQRAVCMISNTTAIAEAWARLNHKFDLMYSKRAFVHWYVGEGMEEGEFAEAREDLAALEHDYEEVARDSNQDEEEDNEY encoded by the exons AGGGAATGCATCAGCGTCCACATCGGCCAAGCCGGTGTCCAGATGGGCAATGCCTGCTGGGAGCTCTACTGTCTGGAGCATGGAATCCAGCCTGATGGCCACTTGG CGGAGGACGCTCAGCATGAGGAAAACATGTATACGACATTCTTCCAAGAAACAGGACGAGGCAAATATGTTCCAAGAGCAATCTACGTCGACCTGGAACCCACTGTTGTCG ATACTGTGAGAACGGGACCTTACAGGCAACTGTTCCATCCAGAACAGCTGATCAATGGCAAGGAAGATGCTGCTAACAATTACGCCAGAGGACATTACACGATTGGCAAGGAGCAAGTCGATCTTGTTCTGGACAAGATGCGCAAGATGGCTGATGCTTGCTCAGGACTTCAG GGCTTCCTCGTCTTCCACTCCTTTGGTGGAGGTACTGGCTCAGGCTTCACCTCTCTCCTGATGGAGAGGCTGTCTGTGGACTATGGAAAGAAGAGCAAACTCCAGTTTACTGTCTATCCAGCACCTCAG ATATGTACTGCTGTGGTAGAGCCTTACAATTCTATCCTCACCACACACACTACCCTTGAGCATTCCGACTGTGCCTTTATGGTAGACAATGAAGCCATTTACGACATTTGCCGTAGGAACTTGGGCATCGAGAGGCCTTCTTATGAAAACCTGAATCGTCTGATAGGACAGATTGTGTCTTCCATTACAGCATCTCTTAG GTTCGATGGAGCTTTGAACGTAGACTTGACAGAGTTCCAGACCAACTTGGTGCCTTACCCAAGAATTCACTTCCCTCTTGTTACTTATGCCCCAGTTCTCAGTGTTGAGAAG GCTTACCATGAGCAACTTTCTGTGGCAGAGATTACCAACGCTTGCTTTGAGCCAGCCAACCAGATGGTGAAATGCGACCCAAGAAGAG GCAAATACATGGCTTGCTGTCTGCTGTACCGAGGAGACGTTGTGCCGAAGGATGTCAACTCAGCCATTGCTGCCATCAAAACCAAGCGCCAGATTCAGTTCGTGGATTGGTGTCCCACAGGATTCAAG GTTGGCATCAACTACCAGGCTCCTACCGTGATCCCTAACGGAGACATGGCTCCTACTCAGAGGGCTGTGTGTATGATTTCCAACACGACCGCCATTGCAGAGGCATGGGCCAGACTTAACCACAAATTCGACCTCATGTACTCCAAGAGAGCTTTCGTCCACTG GTACGTGGGAGAGGGTATGGAGGAAGGAGAGTTCGCCGAGGCCCGAGAAGATCTGGCGGCACTGGAGCACGACTACGAAGAAGTCGCCCGGGACTCCAACCAAGATGAGGAAGAAGACAACGAGTATTAA
- the LOC135210919 gene encoding tubulin alpha-8 chain-like isoform X1, translating to MGPLVTPFAQQRECISVHIGQAGVQMGNACWELYCLEHGIQPDGHLAEDAQHEENMYTTFFQETGRGKYVPRAIYVDLEPTVVDTVRTGPYRQLFHPEQLINGKEDAANNYARGHYTIGKEQVDLVLDKMRKMADACSGLQGFLVFHSFGGGTGSGFTSLLMERLSVDYGKKSKLQFTVYPAPQICTAVVEPYNSILTTHTTLEHSDCAFMVDNEAIYDICRRNLGIERPSYENLNRLIGQIVSSITASLRFDGALNVDLTEFQTNLVPYPRIHFPLVTYAPVLSVEKAYHEQLSVAEITNACFEPANQMVKCDPRRGKYMACCLLYRGDVVPKDVNSAIAAIKTKRQIQFVDWCPTGFKVGINYQAPTVIPNGDMAPTQRAVCMISNTTAIAEAWARLNHKFDLMYSKRAFVHWYVGEGMEEGEFAEAREDLAALEHDYEEVARDSNQDEEEDNEY from the exons AGGGAATGCATCAGCGTCCACATCGGCCAAGCCGGTGTCCAGATGGGCAATGCCTGCTGGGAGCTCTACTGTCTGGAGCATGGAATCCAGCCTGATGGCCACTTGG CGGAGGACGCTCAGCATGAGGAAAACATGTATACGACATTCTTCCAAGAAACAGGACGAGGCAAATATGTTCCAAGAGCAATCTACGTCGACCTGGAACCCACTGTTGTCG ATACTGTGAGAACGGGACCTTACAGGCAACTGTTCCATCCAGAACAGCTGATCAATGGCAAGGAAGATGCTGCTAACAATTACGCCAGAGGACATTACACGATTGGCAAGGAGCAAGTCGATCTTGTTCTGGACAAGATGCGCAAGATGGCTGATGCTTGCTCAGGACTTCAG GGCTTCCTCGTCTTCCACTCCTTTGGTGGAGGTACTGGCTCAGGCTTCACCTCTCTCCTGATGGAGAGGCTGTCTGTGGACTATGGAAAGAAGAGCAAACTCCAGTTTACTGTCTATCCAGCACCTCAG ATATGTACTGCTGTGGTAGAGCCTTACAATTCTATCCTCACCACACACACTACCCTTGAGCATTCCGACTGTGCCTTTATGGTAGACAATGAAGCCATTTACGACATTTGCCGTAGGAACTTGGGCATCGAGAGGCCTTCTTATGAAAACCTGAATCGTCTGATAGGACAGATTGTGTCTTCCATTACAGCATCTCTTAG GTTCGATGGAGCTTTGAACGTAGACTTGACAGAGTTCCAGACCAACTTGGTGCCTTACCCAAGAATTCACTTCCCTCTTGTTACTTATGCCCCAGTTCTCAGTGTTGAGAAG GCTTACCATGAGCAACTTTCTGTGGCAGAGATTACCAACGCTTGCTTTGAGCCAGCCAACCAGATGGTGAAATGCGACCCAAGAAGAG GCAAATACATGGCTTGCTGTCTGCTGTACCGAGGAGACGTTGTGCCGAAGGATGTCAACTCAGCCATTGCTGCCATCAAAACCAAGCGCCAGATTCAGTTCGTGGATTGGTGTCCCACAGGATTCAAG GTTGGCATCAACTACCAGGCTCCTACCGTGATCCCTAACGGAGACATGGCTCCTACTCAGAGGGCTGTGTGTATGATTTCCAACACGACCGCCATTGCAGAGGCATGGGCCAGACTTAACCACAAATTCGACCTCATGTACTCCAAGAGAGCTTTCGTCCACTG GTACGTGGGAGAGGGTATGGAGGAAGGAGAGTTCGCCGAGGCCCGAGAAGATCTGGCGGCACTGGAGCACGACTACGAAGAAGTCGCCCGGGACTCCAACCAAGATGAGGAAGAAGACAACGAGTATTAA